The following proteins are co-located in the Gordonia polyisoprenivorans genome:
- a CDS encoding SDR family NAD(P)-dependent oxidoreductase yields MDTALSAFKGRVVLVTGAAGDLGSAHATLFARLGASVVVNDTGVDMAGANPDPTKAEQVAASLRDLGARAVADTSDVGSFAGGAAAVQKAIDEFGRLDILINNAGILGTVPLDQITEVALDRELRTHTVGTVATMRAAFPHMKDQGWGRIVSTLSEAALHADLATGIAYATAKSAIWGATMSGALAGRGHGITVNALSPGARTRMSAPFLDAQGVPEGLDLSPERVSEVIVGLCTDSAADITGRVLHTAGGHIREFAIKRLDDTDMVLRLREDTAALRQQLGS; encoded by the coding sequence ATGGACACAGCCCTCTCAGCTTTCAAGGGCCGGGTGGTTCTGGTCACCGGCGCCGCCGGTGATCTCGGCAGTGCGCACGCCACACTCTTCGCCCGCCTGGGCGCCTCGGTCGTGGTCAACGACACCGGCGTGGACATGGCCGGTGCGAACCCCGACCCGACCAAGGCCGAACAGGTCGCGGCATCGCTGCGCGACCTCGGTGCCCGGGCCGTCGCGGACACCTCAGACGTGGGGAGTTTCGCCGGCGGTGCCGCCGCCGTGCAGAAGGCGATCGACGAGTTCGGTCGCCTCGACATCCTGATCAACAACGCCGGCATCCTCGGCACCGTCCCCCTCGACCAGATCACCGAAGTAGCGCTGGACCGCGAGCTGCGCACGCATACCGTCGGCACCGTCGCAACGATGCGCGCTGCCTTCCCCCACATGAAGGATCAGGGCTGGGGGCGCATCGTTAGCACCCTTTCCGAGGCTGCGCTGCACGCCGACCTGGCCACCGGGATCGCCTATGCAACGGCCAAATCCGCGATCTGGGGCGCCACGATGTCGGGAGCCCTCGCCGGTCGCGGCCACGGCATCACGGTGAACGCGCTTTCCCCGGGTGCGCGGACACGGATGTCCGCGCCCTTCCTCGACGCGCAGGGAGTTCCGGAAGGACTCGACCTCTCGCCGGAGCGGGTCTCCGAGGTGATCGTCGGACTCTGCACCGATTCCGCCGCGGACATCACCGGCCGTGTCCTGCACACCGCGGGAGGTCATATCCGTGAGTTCGCCATCAAGCGCCTCGACGACACGGACATGGTGCTACGCCTTCGCGAGGACACCGCCGCTCTACGGCAGCAGCTGGGCAGCTGA
- a CDS encoding Zn-ribbon domain-containing OB-fold protein: MTQTPVTEGLFTMPSGPDEYPALIASERNGELSFPPKPDGTPHLLKRLGTLWSFTSQNFRPPTPYDGNDTLETFQPYLVGYVELEGELIVEGRLTDCTVDQLELGLPMELKLIPYTTRPDGTEVLTYAFAPAANSEEVAR; encoded by the coding sequence ATGACGCAGACACCGGTGACCGAAGGGCTGTTCACCATGCCGTCCGGACCGGACGAGTATCCCGCCCTGATCGCATCCGAGAGGAATGGCGAGCTCTCCTTCCCCCCGAAGCCGGATGGCACGCCTCACCTGCTCAAGCGACTGGGCACCTTGTGGAGCTTCACCTCGCAGAACTTTCGCCCGCCGACGCCGTACGACGGCAACGACACGCTCGAAACGTTCCAGCCTTATCTGGTCGGCTACGTCGAGCTCGAGGGTGAGTTGATCGTCGAGGGCCGGCTCACCGACTGCACCGTCGACCAGCTCGAGCTCGGGCTGCCGATGGAGCTCAAGCTGATTCCCTACACCACGCGCCCCGACGGCACGGAGGTCCTGACCTACGCGTTCGCTCCGGCCGCCAACTCTGAGGAGGTTGCCCGATGA
- a CDS encoding SDR family NAD(P)-dependent oxidoreductase — MDHPCAQHVRRLDRRIQSAAIVHHKLIEDSRHEVFERGLAVNLLGPYPGVRAVLPGMQRSGGGAIVNRGSG, encoded by the coding sequence ATTGATCATCCATGCGCGCAGCACGTTCGGCGACTTGACCGTCGGATCCAGAGTGCCGCCATCGTCCATCACAAACTCATCGAGGACAGTCGCCACGAAGTGTTCGAGCGGGGGCTGGCGGTGAACCTGCTCGGCCCCTACCCCGGGGTGCGCGCAGTCCTGCCGGGGATGCAGCGGTCCGGCGGCGGCGCGATCGTCAACCGCGGATCCGGGTGA
- a CDS encoding SDR family NAD(P)-dependent oxidoreductase, producing the protein MTRGLAHGVPVPAEFAGKVAVVTGGSRGIGRAIATGFAAAGADVVIASRKLDRCAALATELEQTYGVRCLPVAYHAAKWEDSERLADQVLERFGRCDVLVNNAGMSPFHEGITTISEDYYDKVLGVNLKGPFRLSVRLGAHIAEQGGGAIINISTIGSLRPAAHEIVYGMAKAGLNALTVALSGELAPKVRVNAILPGAVDTDIAAVWPSEMREAAIKLAPMGRFGVPDDFVGPALWLASERSAYVTGTLIRVDGGAYRQMS; encoded by the coding sequence ATGACCCGGGGCCTGGCCCACGGTGTCCCCGTGCCGGCCGAGTTCGCCGGAAAGGTCGCGGTCGTGACCGGTGGCAGTCGGGGCATCGGGCGGGCGATCGCCACCGGCTTCGCCGCCGCGGGCGCCGACGTCGTCATCGCGAGTCGCAAGCTCGACCGGTGTGCTGCGCTGGCCACGGAGCTGGAGCAGACATATGGCGTGCGCTGCCTTCCGGTCGCCTATCACGCGGCGAAGTGGGAGGACTCCGAGCGTCTGGCCGATCAGGTGTTGGAGCGCTTCGGCCGCTGCGACGTCCTGGTGAACAACGCCGGCATGTCGCCATTCCACGAGGGCATCACGACGATCAGTGAGGACTACTACGACAAGGTGCTCGGGGTGAATCTCAAGGGTCCCTTCCGGCTCTCGGTCCGGCTCGGGGCGCACATTGCCGAACAGGGCGGCGGGGCGATCATCAACATCAGCACGATCGGCTCGCTCCGGCCGGCAGCCCACGAGATCGTGTACGGGATGGCCAAGGCCGGGCTCAACGCCCTCACGGTCGCCTTGTCCGGCGAGCTTGCGCCGAAGGTGCGGGTCAACGCGATACTGCCGGGTGCGGTCGACACCGACATCGCCGCGGTCTGGCCGTCGGAGATGCGGGAGGCGGCGATCAAACTGGCGCCGATGGGCCGGTTCGGTGTCCCCGACGACTTCGTCGGCCCTGCCCTATGGCTCGCCTCCGAGCGCAGCGCCTATGTCACCGGAACGCTGATCCGGGTCGACGGCGGCGCATATCGGCAAATGTCCTGA
- a CDS encoding LLM class flavin-dependent oxidoreductase has translation MKLDRVALWSASFDDVPWAAPREAVGAERDGWGTLWLPEFFGREVVSLAALCLSATSDLVVATGIAKVWARDPLALRAAQQLLGEAHPERFLLGVGVSHPIVAKRRGGADAPELSPLHRLRGYVENMDASPYRDHEAPPLPRVIAALGPRMLELARELTDGAHTDSSPVSHTARAREVLGPDKWLIPEVKVMLGRSTDDARALASQFLPVRLPAYRANLLPSGFEEADLDGARASGSSMPSWPTAMSMTFVLGSRRISQRARIKWS, from the coding sequence ATGAAGCTGGACAGGGTGGCGCTCTGGAGCGCGTCGTTCGACGACGTGCCGTGGGCCGCGCCCCGCGAGGCGGTAGGTGCCGAGCGTGACGGCTGGGGCACACTGTGGCTCCCGGAATTCTTCGGCCGTGAGGTCGTGTCGCTCGCAGCGCTGTGCCTCTCCGCCACCTCCGACCTGGTTGTTGCGACGGGCATCGCGAAAGTGTGGGCCCGCGATCCGCTCGCACTGCGGGCCGCGCAGCAGCTGCTCGGCGAGGCGCATCCGGAGCGCTTCCTCCTCGGCGTCGGTGTCAGCCACCCGATCGTCGCGAAGCGCCGCGGCGGCGCGGACGCGCCGGAGCTGTCGCCGCTGCACCGGCTTCGTGGCTACGTCGAGAACATGGACGCGAGCCCGTATCGGGACCACGAGGCCCCGCCGCTGCCCCGTGTCATCGCCGCGCTCGGACCGCGAATGCTCGAGCTGGCCCGGGAGCTGACAGACGGTGCGCACACCGACAGCTCGCCCGTCTCGCACACCGCGCGGGCGCGAGAGGTCCTCGGGCCTGACAAGTGGCTCATCCCGGAGGTGAAGGTCATGCTCGGGCGGTCCACGGACGACGCCCGGGCTCTCGCCAGTCAGTTCCTCCCGGTGCGACTGCCCGCTTATCGGGCCAATCTGCTCCCCTCGGGATTCGAGGAGGCTGACCTCGACGGCGCCCGAGCGAGCGGCTCATCGATGCCCTCGTGGCCTACGGCGATGTCGATGACGTTCGTGCTCGGGTCGAGGAGAATCTCGCAGCGGGCGCGGATCAAGTGGTCCTGA
- a CDS encoding PaaI family thioesterase, which translates to MLSPEEAQAQALWFQEHWSKHVPFNVEMGLDIVKWEPGVVRARLPYADKLSAHDGIFHGGVLCSAIDTIGSGAVVAGHDFNLGNRFTTVALNVQFMAVAKGPEVIVEGTCIRRGRRLNFARGQVLSLEGEILAEGTLTVNASGQRPRVGTIEGTAH; encoded by the coding sequence GTGTTGAGTCCCGAGGAGGCCCAGGCCCAGGCGCTGTGGTTTCAGGAGCACTGGAGCAAACACGTCCCGTTCAACGTCGAGATGGGCCTCGATATCGTGAAGTGGGAACCTGGCGTGGTCCGGGCGCGCCTGCCGTACGCCGACAAGCTGTCGGCCCACGACGGGATCTTTCACGGCGGTGTGCTCTGCAGCGCGATCGACACGATCGGCTCGGGTGCCGTCGTCGCCGGGCACGACTTCAACCTCGGCAACCGGTTCACCACGGTGGCGCTGAACGTGCAGTTCATGGCCGTGGCCAAGGGGCCTGAGGTGATCGTCGAGGGCACGTGTATCCGTCGCGGACGCCGGCTCAACTTCGCCCGCGGCCAGGTGCTCAGCCTGGAGGGCGAGATCCTCGCCGAAGGGACGCTGACCGTCAACGCATCGGGCCAACGACCCCGAGTGGGGACCATCGAGGGAACGGCTCACTAA
- a CDS encoding thiolase family protein — MSTPEVAIIGVGLHPFGRHGDKLCLQMGAEATQQALADAGISWSDVQVAAVGSHEVSNPDAIVGWLGLTGIPVRAVFNGCATGGTTLQVAAQSIRLGEADIAVAIGMDKHPRGAFGGDTASVGLPSWYGQTGLFLTTHFFGMKINRYMHRHGISQETLAKVAAKNLHNGSITPEAWRQKPIPVQEILDAPVVNYPLTQYMYCNPDEGAAAVVLCAADIAHRYTETPIYLRASELRTRIEGGFEIQSPSLPLEITPSPTVAASQAAYEAAGIGPSDVDVAQLQDTDAGSEILHLAENGFCTDGEQEQWIADGLTEIGGRLPVNTDGGLIANGEPIGASGLRQIRELVLQLRGLAGARQVQNDPQVGYAHLYGAPGASAVTILSR, encoded by the coding sequence ATGAGTACACCCGAGGTCGCGATCATCGGGGTCGGTCTTCACCCGTTCGGTCGGCACGGCGACAAGCTCTGCCTCCAGATGGGCGCGGAGGCGACCCAGCAGGCGCTCGCCGACGCCGGCATCTCCTGGTCCGACGTCCAGGTAGCCGCGGTGGGCAGCCACGAGGTGTCCAACCCGGACGCCATCGTGGGCTGGCTAGGCCTGACCGGCATCCCGGTCCGTGCCGTCTTCAACGGCTGTGCCACGGGTGGCACCACGCTGCAGGTCGCCGCGCAGTCGATCCGTCTTGGCGAGGCTGACATCGCGGTCGCAATCGGCATGGACAAACACCCGCGCGGGGCGTTCGGGGGCGACACCGCGTCGGTCGGGCTGCCGTCGTGGTATGGCCAGACCGGCCTGTTCCTCACCACCCACTTCTTCGGCATGAAGATCAACCGCTACATGCACCGGCACGGCATCTCGCAGGAGACCCTGGCGAAGGTCGCAGCGAAGAACCTGCACAACGGCTCGATCACTCCCGAGGCATGGCGGCAGAAGCCGATCCCGGTCCAGGAGATCCTCGACGCCCCGGTGGTCAACTACCCGCTCACGCAGTACATGTACTGCAACCCCGACGAGGGTGCGGCAGCCGTGGTGTTGTGCGCCGCCGATATCGCGCACCGTTACACGGAGACGCCGATCTACCTGCGGGCTTCTGAACTCCGTACCCGGATCGAGGGCGGGTTCGAGATCCAGTCGCCTTCGCTGCCGCTGGAGATCACGCCGTCCCCCACCGTGGCCGCCTCGCAGGCCGCCTACGAGGCCGCGGGCATCGGGCCCTCAGACGTCGACGTCGCGCAGCTCCAGGACACCGACGCCGGTTCCGAGATCCTCCACCTGGCAGAGAACGGCTTCTGCACCGATGGTGAACAGGAGCAGTGGATCGCCGATGGTCTCACGGAGATCGGCGGGCGGCTGCCGGTGAATACCGACGGCGGCCTCATCGCCAACGGCGAGCCGATCGGCGCATCTGGCCTGCGTCAGATCCGTGAGCTGGTGCTCCAACTCCGCGGGCTGGCGGGCGCGCGGCAAGTGCAGAATGACCCCCAGGTCGGCTATGCCCACCTGTACGGTGCGCCGGGCGCGTCTGCCGTGACGATCCTGTCTCGTTGA
- a CDS encoding FAS1-like dehydratase domain-containing protein, producing the protein MAVERFPVEAGHVSMLRRALGHDDAERDADTSSALSVPATFVQASAQFDPTYLLRPTPDEECFGSGAGHGFKASCGNGLYAEQHYEFRQPVRVGMVLPATSRDGRTGEKVGRAGTLHFSELITEYVEESGAPVVSSTSVGVGTVAMGGNQ; encoded by the coding sequence ATGGCGGTCGAGCGATTTCCGGTCGAGGCTGGGCATGTCTCGATGTTGCGACGCGCCCTCGGTCACGACGACGCCGAGCGGGACGCGGATACGTCGTCGGCCCTCTCGGTGCCCGCTACCTTCGTCCAGGCCTCAGCCCAGTTCGATCCCACGTACCTCCTGCGACCCACGCCGGACGAGGAGTGTTTCGGCTCCGGAGCCGGCCACGGATTCAAGGCGTCCTGCGGTAACGGCCTCTATGCCGAGCAGCACTACGAGTTCCGTCAGCCCGTGCGGGTCGGGATGGTGCTTCCCGCGACGTCGCGCGATGGCCGCACGGGGGAGAAGGTCGGACGCGCCGGCACCCTGCACTTCTCCGAGCTGATCACCGAGTACGTGGAGGAGAGCGGTGCGCCGGTCGTCTCCTCGACGTCCGTCGGCGTCGGGACGGTGGCGATGGGAGGAAACCAGTGA
- a CDS encoding alpha/beta hydrolase: MRSYDLKMDVTGTTGLPGQLSTAVTVYLPDRIDSPLAVLFGFPGGGYGRRYYDIQSLPGYSQAEHHTKQGFAFVACDHLGVGDSDQPDTFALTYENLAAANNAAARSVVAGLREGTLVDGMGPTEVSTVVGMGQSMGGCLLTVQQANHGTFDGVAFLGWSGTFTNFPAPDGGRIIYPMPQRGTDLRPIAHQVLGGVGPDDSEARFCFHWPDQEPELVEADLATFKPYTGVVRGDETTPWGSGTVPACAITMMTDGAVAKEAAAIDVPVMVACGERDVVPDPWAESSAFRGSSQVSLRVVPRMAHMHNFARTRKELWDALANFAQGVRPRQSATADTAV; this comes from the coding sequence ATGCGTTCGTACGACTTGAAGATGGATGTCACCGGGACGACGGGTCTGCCGGGTCAGCTGAGTACCGCGGTCACGGTCTACCTGCCGGACCGGATCGACAGCCCACTGGCTGTCCTCTTCGGCTTCCCGGGGGGCGGCTACGGGCGCCGCTACTACGACATCCAGAGCCTGCCCGGCTACAGCCAGGCAGAGCACCACACGAAGCAGGGCTTCGCCTTCGTGGCTTGCGACCACCTAGGGGTCGGCGACAGCGACCAGCCGGACACTTTCGCCCTGACATACGAGAACCTGGCGGCCGCGAACAACGCCGCGGCTCGCAGCGTCGTCGCCGGGCTTCGCGAGGGCACACTTGTGGACGGTATGGGGCCGACCGAGGTCTCGACAGTGGTCGGAATGGGCCAATCGATGGGCGGCTGCCTGCTCACCGTCCAGCAGGCCAACCACGGCACCTTCGACGGCGTCGCCTTCCTCGGATGGAGCGGGACCTTCACCAACTTCCCCGCGCCGGACGGAGGCAGGATCATCTACCCAATGCCGCAGCGGGGTACCGATCTGCGGCCGATCGCTCATCAAGTCCTCGGCGGGGTCGGCCCGGATGATTCTGAAGCCCGATTCTGCTTCCACTGGCCAGACCAGGAGCCGGAGCTGGTGGAGGCGGACCTCGCCACGTTCAAGCCCTATACGGGTGTGGTCCGCGGCGACGAGACAACGCCGTGGGGCAGCGGGACAGTCCCTGCGTGCGCCATCACGATGATGACCGACGGAGCGGTGGCGAAAGAGGCCGCTGCCATAGACGTCCCGGTGATGGTCGCCTGCGGAGAACGGGACGTTGTGCCCGATCCGTGGGCCGAGTCGAGCGCATTCCGTGGATCGTCACAGGTCTCGCTGCGCGTTGTGCCGCGCATGGCCCACATGCACAATTTCGCGCGAACTCGCAAGGAGCTGTGGGACGCCCTCGCGAACTTCGCGCAGGGCGTCCGCCCGAGGCAGTCGGCAACTGCCGACACCGCCGTCTGA
- a CDS encoding phosphotransferase family protein, with product MTEPLTTDRNRPTLDLNALQDWLGDRLGDPSVPLTAAPLGTDLGIGNALFELRRGESVWVLRRPPAVLNDKSASNMTREYRLLQALEGSAVPHPVARALGEDPAIIGAPFLIMDKILGFTPGFVLPEPFASDPGLRRDLAMAYVDALVDLAEVDWEKAGLQDLGKPDGFLERQVPRWLAQLERYRVRDLPELDFVTDWLERNRPQMSAPAIMHGDYSPFNVMVAPDRPARLAAVIDWDTGTIGDPLLDIGHLLARWTNPGEEPVLQLQAGGTDHYPTRAEMAQRYAERSGRDLSALPYYECLALFKLAVILEGTYARKLEAGVPEADNMMGELVPRLTRAAAAFARGERA from the coding sequence GTGACTGAGCCGCTGACCACCGATCGAAACCGTCCGACGCTCGACCTGAATGCCCTGCAGGACTGGCTGGGCGACCGGTTGGGCGATCCCTCGGTGCCCCTGACCGCCGCGCCGCTGGGGACCGATCTCGGGATCGGGAACGCCCTGTTCGAATTGCGCCGGGGGGAGTCGGTCTGGGTGCTCCGCCGTCCACCGGCGGTGCTCAACGACAAGAGCGCCTCGAACATGACCCGGGAGTACCGGCTCCTTCAGGCGCTGGAGGGCTCGGCGGTCCCACATCCGGTCGCCCGTGCGCTCGGTGAGGACCCCGCCATCATCGGCGCACCGTTCCTGATCATGGACAAGATCCTGGGGTTCACGCCGGGATTCGTGCTGCCCGAGCCGTTCGCGTCAGACCCGGGGCTGCGGCGCGACCTGGCGATGGCGTACGTCGACGCACTCGTCGACCTCGCGGAGGTCGACTGGGAGAAGGCCGGCCTGCAGGATCTCGGCAAGCCGGACGGCTTCCTCGAACGGCAGGTGCCGCGCTGGCTGGCGCAGCTTGAGCGCTACCGTGTACGCGATCTGCCTGAGCTCGACTTCGTCACCGACTGGCTCGAGCGAAACCGTCCGCAGATGAGCGCACCGGCGATCATGCACGGGGACTACAGTCCGTTCAACGTCATGGTCGCACCCGACCGCCCGGCCCGGCTCGCGGCGGTGATCGACTGGGACACCGGCACCATCGGCGACCCGCTGCTCGACATCGGCCACCTGCTCGCGCGGTGGACGAACCCGGGGGAGGAGCCCGTCCTCCAGCTCCAGGCGGGCGGCACCGATCACTACCCGACGCGTGCCGAGATGGCGCAGCGGTACGCGGAGCGATCCGGCCGCGACCTGTCCGCTCTGCCGTACTACGAGTGCCTGGCGCTCTTCAAGCTCGCGGTGATCCTCGAGGGCACCTACGCCCGGAAGCTCGAGGCCGGCGTACCCGAGGCGGACAACATGATGGGCGAGCTGGTGCCTCGTCTTACCCGGGCCGCTGCGGCCTTCGCGCGCGGTGAGCGCGCATGA
- a CDS encoding NUDIX hydrolase: protein MRPLPDRLMAYLESWDGTVAAPRDAATLMVLREGDTGFEALLMRRQRSMAFASGMHVFPGGSVQPTDGEPVPWVGPAPAEWAHRWDCDPDQARALVVAAVRETFEETGILFAGPGPDSVLGVCAGAEWTEARRALETGEITMAAFLAARGLVLRADLLGAWAHWITPEFEPRRFDTRFFIAVLPEQELAHTHSTEADVSFWIDLADAVTGADQGVIAMMTPTRHNLELIAAAGPEGVARAVAGAGRRIPTIQPRLVEINGRHWLTTVEDADMATAKTVEKET from the coding sequence ATGCGACCGTTGCCTGACCGTCTGATGGCATACCTGGAGTCCTGGGACGGCACCGTTGCCGCACCCCGCGACGCGGCGACCCTCATGGTGCTCCGTGAGGGCGATACCGGCTTCGAGGCGCTGCTCATGCGTCGGCAGCGATCGATGGCCTTCGCCAGCGGGATGCACGTCTTCCCCGGCGGCTCCGTCCAGCCCACCGACGGCGAACCGGTGCCGTGGGTCGGGCCGGCGCCCGCGGAATGGGCGCATCGATGGGACTGCGACCCCGACCAGGCCCGTGCGCTGGTCGTCGCGGCCGTGCGCGAGACCTTCGAGGAGACCGGCATCCTGTTCGCAGGACCGGGTCCCGACTCGGTGCTGGGTGTCTGTGCCGGCGCGGAGTGGACCGAGGCGCGCCGCGCGCTGGAGACCGGCGAGATCACGATGGCAGCGTTTCTCGCCGCGCGGGGGCTCGTGCTGCGTGCCGACCTGCTCGGGGCATGGGCGCACTGGATCACGCCCGAGTTCGAGCCACGCCGCTTCGACACCCGCTTCTTCATTGCCGTCCTGCCCGAGCAGGAGCTCGCGCACACCCACAGCACCGAGGCGGACGTGTCCTTCTGGATCGACCTCGCCGACGCCGTCACCGGAGCGGACCAGGGCGTGATCGCGATGATGACGCCGACCCGACACAACTTGGAGCTGATCGCCGCGGCGGGCCCGGAGGGCGTCGCGCGCGCGGTGGCCGGAGCCGGGCGGCGGATACCGACGATCCAGCCACGATTGGTCGAGATCAACGGCCGGCACTGGCTGACGACCGTCGAGGACGCCGACATGGCGACTGCGAAGACGGTGGAGAAGGAGACCTGA
- a CDS encoding TetR family transcriptional regulator: MPSSEMTPEPLRARRRRLLRDELERIAIRLFLERGFDAVSVDDIAAEAGMSGRTFFRYYATKDEILRRYQSGLTDALLDAFTVQPADVGALAALRAAYATTSAVSEDERERVRALGRLLATAPAVHARSVGETLLDDRLLHEYARRSGTRAGDLRSAVVIAAVSAAAQVGWNRWVTGDDRRDPAASVTAAIDALGLDERSGP, from the coding sequence GTGCCCTCGAGCGAAATGACCCCCGAGCCGTTGCGCGCCCGTCGCCGCCGGCTCCTCCGGGACGAGCTGGAGCGGATCGCCATCCGGCTGTTCCTCGAACGCGGCTTCGATGCCGTGTCGGTCGACGACATCGCCGCGGAGGCAGGAATGTCCGGGCGCACGTTCTTCCGGTACTACGCCACCAAGGACGAGATCCTGCGGCGCTACCAGTCAGGACTGACCGACGCCCTGCTCGATGCCTTCACCGTCCAGCCCGCCGACGTCGGCGCGCTCGCGGCGCTTCGCGCCGCGTACGCGACCACCTCCGCCGTATCGGAGGACGAGCGCGAGCGGGTACGCGCTCTGGGACGACTGCTCGCCACCGCACCGGCGGTACACGCCCGCTCGGTCGGCGAGACCCTGCTCGACGACCGCCTTCTCCACGAATACGCTCGGCGCTCTGGCACGCGCGCGGGGGACCTGCGCAGCGCGGTCGTCATCGCCGCGGTATCTGCCGCTGCTCAGGTCGGATGGAACCGGTGGGTCACCGGCGACGATCGCCGCGACCCTGCCGCGTCCGTCACGGCGGCGATCGACGCGCTGGGCCTCGACGAGCGCAGCGGCCCCTGA
- a CDS encoding acyl-CoA dehydrogenase family protein yields MWDFSTEPEFETQLEWMRGFAREEIAPLDLVWPHHHHKAPAEWLKKVIDPLKDEVRARGLWACHLGPELGGRGFGQVKLSLMNEIISPYSWGPTIFGVQGPDTGNAEIIAHYGTVEQRAKYLQPLLDGELFSAFSMTEPQGGADPLGFRCAAVRDGTDWLISGEKFFTSNSEEAAFLIVIAVTDPDSDPYRRMSMFLVPRDTPGIEMTRRTQYMNEAPEAMDHALLTYNNVRVPADSLLGEPGQGFEIAQTRLSGGRIHHAMRAIGQAQYALDMACERVLSRTLRGRPLAEQQLVQQAITESYAQIEQFRLFVLRTAWRIDQGKGYSQEVRRDIAVAKVLSAKVAHDVTERAMHLHGALGLSNEMPFGEMWSLAPGYAIWDGPTESHLSSAARLILRDHSPAADGLPSQWLPRRVEAARAKYADALAEQVAAEQAG; encoded by the coding sequence ATGTGGGATTTCAGTACGGAACCCGAATTCGAGACGCAGCTGGAGTGGATGCGGGGGTTTGCGCGCGAGGAGATCGCGCCGTTGGATCTCGTCTGGCCGCACCACCACCACAAGGCCCCGGCCGAGTGGCTGAAGAAGGTCATCGACCCGCTCAAGGACGAGGTCCGGGCGCGAGGGCTCTGGGCCTGCCACCTCGGTCCTGAGCTCGGCGGCCGTGGCTTCGGGCAGGTCAAGCTGAGCCTGATGAACGAGATCATCTCGCCGTACTCGTGGGGCCCGACGATCTTCGGCGTGCAGGGCCCGGACACCGGCAATGCCGAGATCATCGCGCATTACGGCACCGTCGAGCAGCGCGCGAAGTATCTGCAGCCGCTGCTCGACGGCGAGTTGTTCTCGGCGTTCTCGATGACCGAGCCGCAAGGTGGTGCCGATCCGCTCGGGTTCCGCTGTGCTGCCGTCCGGGACGGCACCGACTGGCTGATCAGTGGCGAGAAGTTCTTCACCTCCAACTCGGAGGAGGCCGCCTTTCTCATCGTCATTGCGGTGACCGATCCGGATTCCGACCCGTACCGGCGGATGTCGATGTTCCTGGTGCCGCGTGACACGCCTGGCATCGAGATGACTCGTCGCACGCAGTACATGAACGAGGCGCCGGAGGCGATGGATCATGCGCTGCTGACCTACAACAACGTGCGAGTACCTGCGGACAGCCTCCTCGGCGAGCCGGGCCAGGGCTTCGAGATCGCGCAGACCCGACTCTCGGGCGGCCGCATCCACCACGCCATGCGTGCGATCGGCCAGGCTCAGTACGCCCTCGACATGGCCTGCGAGCGCGTTTTGAGCCGCACGCTGCGCGGGCGTCCGCTCGCCGAGCAGCAGCTGGTGCAGCAGGCGATCACCGAGAGCTACGCGCAGATCGAGCAGTTCCGGCTTTTCGTGCTGCGCACCGCCTGGCGCATCGACCAGGGGAAGGGCTACTCGCAAGAGGTGCGGCGCGACATCGCGGTCGCGAAGGTGCTCTCTGCAAAGGTCGCCCACGACGTCACCGAGCGGGCGATGCATCTGCACGGCGCGCTCGGTCTGTCGAACGAGATGCCGTTCGGGGAGATGTGGTCCCTCGCACCCGGGTACGCCATCTGGGATGGCCCGACCGAGTCCCACCTGAGCTCCGCGGCGCGGCTGATCCTGCGCGACCACAGCCCGGCCGCGGACGGGCTTCCGTCACAGTGGCTGCCGCGCCGGGTGGAGGCCGCCCGGGCGAAGTACGCCGACGCGCTCGCCGAGCAGGTGGCGGCGGAGCAAGCGGGCTGA